GGAGTCAACGAGGACGGAGCCATGGCGCGACCAAGCGGAGCCGAGGTGAGGGAGGAGGCGGAAGTGGCGCGTGAGTGGATTGCAGGCGATTAGGGATTTGGTGTTGTCGGAGGGGGAAAGAGCCCAGAGGTAGAGGAGGCCGTGGGAGGAGGCGACAGGGTTGGGGTTTCGGAAGGGGAGGAAGGTGAGGGGGAAGCGGAGCCAGCGGTTGAGATCGGGGTCGAAGAGGTGGAAGGAGGAGGAAGGGTAATGATGGCGGTAGTGGTGATGGTAATGGAGACAATGATGGTGGTCGTTGGGAAAGAACGTGGTGGTAGAATTTGGAATTGGAGTCACGGAGAATATTTATGTGAGGAAGGAAGGCGTGGAGAGAAGGGCGTTAAAGAACTTGGAGAGTGTACGGCAGATTATGACCTGCCGGAGTGGGAGGCTGGAGAAGATCTGGTGCAGTGTGTCGTGTGGGAGGCGGTAGATCAGCGGGTCGTCTTCCTCCATGTCGTGGGGGGCAAAGAGGTAATTAAACTAGTGTCTCATGTCAACTACTACTATAAGCAAAATGCCTAAACCTAAGTTCTTTTTTTGTTATGGGTTAAAGTTTTCAAAGACGTGAGAATGTGTTATTTTGTTGTCCAGTTTTGGTGGATATCTGGACTGACACACACCCACCTGTATCAGTTCCACTATCCAATAACTACATCACTACATCCATTTTGTACTTTCTCTCTAAAAGGGGCAATCATCAAATGAGGATGCCacccaaaaaaacaaaaaggttAATAGTTTTCcatacataaattttaatttttaagttgaattatattattgtgATTGTATTATTTAGCTTATTTCTTAACTTCTATtattctttcatttttattcatgGATAAATATTCATCTTCAAAATCTATAAATAAGATCCATAATGAAAGTAAAGTATCAACTTGGCATGTATACAAATAGATATGGGAATTGAAAATTATTTCCTCAACTTTTCtctcaaataatatttttatatatatcattttaattaatttctcaAAGTTGGATAATTATCATAGAAATTACCTACTATTagatgataaattaaaatattacacAGTTGGGAAATTATAAATCTCATAAAAAACGTGTTCAATACTTTATgcaattaaatattttcatattatAAGTTATTTGGATAATCTAATAGGAAGAGATTTATTATATGATAATTTTTCATGGTCCGGCTTAGGTACACATATTCTTTCCTCTCTCTTTCCTTTGTTTACAAACACTagtcttttggaattttttattaacgGGTTATTTTAGTtggatgattttaaaatatccaCATTCAAGTTTACTAGTGGTGGttagttgaacccattcatacTTTTctcattatttatcttattttcttgtttaacaaaaataaaatgttttgtCTCCATCAAACGCAAAAGGATGGAATTGTTGCACTAAAGGatggatttgaaaatataacTTATTGTATAAGATGTCATGTGTATTATTTTTGCCAagatatcaaatataaaaatgttctgatatacataaaaaattccaaactcTGATTCTATTTGCTCTTATTTCTCAAGTGCTGGGTATATTGCTTCTACATTTAAGGTATAAACTCTTCAAAggttatttgtatatatatatacccaatacataaagaaaaagataaataaacctctaattttttaatttgaagatatataaattttttattaattaaaaatataaaaacgtttctagttttttaaaatgtgaaatattaaatttttttttatcaaggaCAAATAAATTTTCAGAGAGATTTAGATATTTCGTGTTTTAAAAAATGGGAacgtttttgtattttttgttaatcgaaaacttatttatctttaaaataaaCTATTAGGGACttttttgtcattttcttcTAAGAGAAAATCTTAAGGACAgtcattttattaaaatctagtCAAGATTTAACCATTAAGAAAAGAGTATGTAATTTTACACCATTAGATATAATTTcacacaattaaaaatattaatgatgactaattgatggttacaaattacaaaatatacTGGCCCTAGCAGTACTGTTTTCTCTAATacataaattacaattaaatacaAGAAAGTTGAGATTAACTTGAGTTATACTTTACATGAATACTAGATAGAGTTTACAATATATTAAACTAGTTAGTCACAGCATCTTAACAAAATTTTGCAAGTGATCTACCAATAATGCATGCTACATTTGTCAAATTTTTATACTGCTAAAAAATCCTGAATATCTCTCATGCAGCTATAAAGTAGAAATTCTTTTGCAGCATAAAATATTGCACACGTTTATGGTGCAGTTTTATTACTAGTTTTTATCAACAAAAGCATTATTGATGAGTACTCACTTTACATCAGAAATTTTCCCATGTTTTCCATGAAAATCTACAGTGTcttagtcaaaattttgatGTATAAGTACTCGGTACTAACCTTCAAACTTTACCATCACACAGAAACAAAACACATTTTCATTATACAAATCCTAAGTTCCTAACATTACATAACAATGGCCAGAATTTCTTCATTTcttgcactctttttccttctctttgcatttaccataaaatttaagtgtgtcattgcaggtactgTGTTTGATACAGATAATAGCCCTGTAAAAAATGGCGGCAACTACTATGTTCTTCCGGTTTCTGAGGGTGAGGGTGGTGGAGTTACCATTGCTAGCATTGGTTTGAAACTCCCTCTTGCTGTTGTCCAAAATCCCTCACAGAATATCCTTGGATTGCCGGTTACTATATCGAATTCGGACGGAACAATGGTCATCCAAACAGACGGGTTTGTTTCTATCAAGTTCACCAATTTAGGTGACTCATCCACTTGGATTGTTGTCTTGGATGACTCTGCCAATATGTGGTATGTAGCCATTGGCAATGCTCAGGACTACTTGAGTGATCGAATTCGAACCGGGAGTTTCAAGATTAATTACTATAACGATGGTTACAAGTTTGTTTTCTGTAGTGATAGCAATACCTCAGATTGTGAAGATGTTGGGATATACACTGATGGTTATGGAAATAATCGTTTAGCTCTCAATGGAGCAGCATTTGCAATTCAGTTCCAGAGTGTGGAGAAAGGTCTTGCAGCctattaattagtattttctTCTGTTATTATAGATTATGATCATgaataaagattaaaaaaaccTTGTATTTGATGTAATGTTTATAAATCTTAGGTTGTTCTGAGCTATAATCAAAGCCACTTCAGTTTGTTATCCCAAGTTTAAGAATTGTTATGTTTCACTTTTTATTGAATGTTAAATTATGCAGTGAATGTAAAAATG
The Arachis duranensis cultivar V14167 chromosome 5, aradu.V14167.gnm2.J7QH, whole genome shotgun sequence genome window above contains:
- the LOC107491638 gene encoding trypsin inhibitor is translated as MARISSFLALFFLLFAFTIKFKCVIAGTVFDTDNSPVKNGGNYYVLPVSEGEGGGVTIASIGLKLPLAVVQNPSQNILGLPVTISNSDGTMVIQTDGFVSIKFTNLGDSSTWIVVLDDSANMWYVAIGNAQDYLSDRIRTGSFKINYYNDGYKFVFCSDSNTSDCEDVGIYTDGYGNNRLALNGAAFAIQFQSVEKGLAAY